One genomic region from Phragmites australis chromosome 1, lpPhrAust1.1, whole genome shotgun sequence encodes:
- the LOC133911831 gene encoding ATP-dependent 6-phosphofructokinase 6-like — METVGVAPTPLASPEKKKLLDLKDPLAAAAAAKASPAPAGKWAVKKKLLGGDAGYVLEDVPHLTDYLPELPTYPNPLQGNPAYSVVKQYFVNTDDTVTQKIVVHKTSARGTHFRRAGPRQRVYFQSDEVNAAIVTCGGLCPGLNTVIRELVCGLYDMYGVTSVVGIEGGYKGFYSKNTVPLTPKSVNDIHKRGGTVLGTSRGGHDTAKIVDCLQDRRINQVYIIGGDGTQKGSSVIYEEVRRRGLKCSVVGIPKTIDNDIAVIDKSFGFDTAVEEAQRAINAAHVEAESAENGIGVVKLMGRNSGFIAMYATLASRDVDCCLIPESPFFLEGKGGLLEFIERRLKDNGHMVIVVAEGAGQDLIAKSMNFVDTKDASGNKLLLDVGLWLSQKIKDHFKKKPNFPVTLKYIDPTYMIRAVKSNASDNVYCTLLAHSALHGAMAGYTGFTVAPVNGRHAYIPFYRITEKQNKVVITDRMWARVLCSTNQPCFLSHEDVENMKHDDDDHHLHNTQLLKGESSPVKNSSKCNGSAAAV, encoded by the exons ATGGAAACCGTCGGCGTCGCTCCTACGCCCTTGGCGTCtccggagaagaagaagctccttgaccTGAAGgaccccctcgccgccgccgccgccgcgaagGCGTCTCCGGCGCCGGCGGGTAAGTGGGCGGTGAAGAAGAAGCTGCTGGGCGGCGACGCGGGGTACGTGCTCGAGGACGTGCCACACCTCACGGACTACCTGCCCGAGCTCCCG acatacccaaatcccctcCAAGGCAACCCGGCGTATTCGGTCGTCAA GCAGTACTTCGTCAACACAGACGACACCGTCACGCAAAAG ATTGTTGTTCATAAGACCAGTGCGAGGGGCACCCACTTCCGGCGTGCCGGGCCACGGCAGCGGGTGTACTTCCAGTCTGATGAGGTGAACGCAGCCATTGTCACCTGCGGGGGGCTCTGCCCCGGGCTCAACACGGTCATCCGCGAGCTTGTTTGTGGGTTGTATGATATGTACGGCGTCACCAGCGTTGTTGGCATAGAG GGTGGGTACAAGGGAttttattctaaaaatactgTTCCGTTGACACCGAAATCGGTGAATGACATCCATAAGAGAGGCGGGACTGTCCTCGGAACTTCAAGAGGAGGGCATGACACTGCCAAAATTGTTGATTGTCTTCAGGACCGTCGTATTAACCAGGTTTACATTATTGGAGGCGATGGTACTCAGAAAGGCTCTTCTGTAATTTATGAG GAAGTCCGCAGACGGGGCCTGAAATGTTCTGTTGTCGGGATCCCAAAGACCATCGACAATGACATTGCG GTGATTGACAAGTCGTTTGGGTTTGACACTGCCGTGGAGGAGGCCCAGAGGGCCATCAATGCTGCTCACGTAGAGGCTGAGAGTGCAGAGAATGGCATTGGTGTTGTGAAGCTAATGGGTCGCAACAGTG GGTTTATTGCAATGTATGCTACTCTAGCCAGTCGTGATGTG GACTGTTGCTTAATCCCAGAATCACCATtctttctagaaggaaagggaGGACTTCTGGAGTTTATCGAGAGGCGCCTCAAGGACAACGGTCACATGGTCATTGTGGTGGCTGAGGGTGCTGGACAGGATCTCATCGCGAAAAGTATGAATTTCGTGGACACTAAAGATGCTTCTGGAAATAAGCTGCTTCTAGATGTTGGCCTTTGGCTATCCCAGAAGATAAAG GATCACTTCAAGAAGAAGCCCAACTTCCCCGTAACTCTCAAGTACATCGACCCGACGTACATGATCCGTGCTGTCAAGTCAAATGCATCTGATAACGTCTACTGCACCCTGCTAGCACACAGCGCCCTCCATGGCGCCATGGCAGGGTACACTGGCTTCACCGTTGCGCCGGTCAACGGCAGACATGCTTACATCCCATTCTAT AGAATCACCGAGAAGCAGAACAAGGTGGTGATCACCGACCGGATGTGGGCGAGGGTGCTGTGCTCGACGAACCAGCCCTGCTTCCTGAGCCACGAGGACGTCGAGAACATGAagcacgacgacgacgaccatcacctgcacaacacgCAGCTCCTGAAAGGTGAGAGCTCGCCAGTGAAGAACTCGTCCAAATGCAATGGGTCGGCCGCAGCAGTGTGA
- the LOC133911755 gene encoding mitochondrial-processing peptidase subunit alpha-like translates to MYRATSGLGALKKYRVDAQMMNIAIRSASTSVAQRSSGGLWTWLTGARSNALPPPDFTLPGVTIPPPLPDHVEPGKTRITTLPNGVKIASETSAGPSCSVGVYVDCGSVYEAPETTGASQLLKKMAFATTTNRSQLRVLREIEAIGGNAKASASREMMIYTYGALKTYMPEMVEVLIDCVRNPAFLDWEVKEEILKLNAELAKASSNPETLLLEALHSTGYSGALANPLIASESSISRLNTDVLEYFTAVNYTAPRIVLAASGVDHDELISIAEPLLSDIPNVAGSTRPKSTYVGGEYRRTADSSNTDVALAFEIPGGWLKEKNFVTASVLQTLLGGGGSFSWGRQGKGLHSRLNHLVNEFDQIKSISAFKDVHSNTGIFGIHTSTDASFVHKAIDLAARELTSLATPGQVHQSQLDCAKASAKSAILTNLESKASVTEDMGRQVLAFGERKPVEHLLKAVDGVTLKDVTSLAEKIISSPLTMASHGNVLKMPTYESVSGKFRTK, encoded by the exons AAGTATAGGGTGGATGCTCAAATGATGAATATTGCGATTAGATCTGCTAGCACAAGTGTTGCACAGAGGTCATCAGGTGGCTTGTGGACCTGGTTGACTGGTGCACGCTCAAATGCATTACCTCCTCCAGATTTTACACTTCCAGGAGTCACTATTCCTCCTCCGCTACCTGATCATGTGGAGCCTGGCAAGACAAGAATCACAACACTTCCAAATGGTGTAAAAATAGCCTCCGAGACATCTGCA GGACCATCTTGTTCTGTTGGAGTTTATGTTGATTGTGGTTCTGTATATGAAGCACCTGAAACAACAGGTGCCAGTCAGCTGTTGAAGAAAATGGCCTTTGCAACCACTACCAACAGGAGCCAATTGCGTGTTCTACGTGAAATTGAGGCAATAGGTGGCAATGCCAAAGCATCTGCTAGCCGTGAGATGATGATCTACACTTATGGAGCCCTGAAGACTTACATGCCTGAAATGGTTGAGGTGCTTATTGATTGTGTACGCAACCCTGCTTTTCTTGATTGGGAGGTCAAGGAAGAG ATTTTGAAGCTAAACGCAGAGCTTGCGAAAGCATCAAGTAACCCTGAAACTTTACTTTTGGAGGCTCTTCATTCTACTGGCTATTCTGGTGCTTTGGCAAACCCTCTGATTGCATCAGAATCTTCAATTAGCAGATTGAATACAGATGTCCTGGAATATTTCACAGCT GTGAACTACACTGCTCCCCGAATTGTTCTCGCTGCATCAGGTGTTGATCATGATGAATTGATTTCTATTGCTGAACCACTTCTGTCCGACATACCTAATGTAGCTGGATCAACAAGGCCAAAATCTACCTATGTTGGTGGAGAATATAGACGGACTGCAGATTCATCG aacACAGATGTTGCGTTGGCATTTGAGATTCCAGGTGGTTggctcaaagaaaaaaatttcGTCACTGCATCAGTTCTTCAG ACACTTCTGGGTGGAGGTGGCTCATTTTCTTGGGGAAGGCAGGGAAAGGGATTGCATTCACGCCTAA ATCATCTCGTAAATGAATTTGACCAAATCAAGTCAATCTCTGCTTTCAAGGATGTTCACAGTAATACTGGCATCTTCGGAATTCATACATCTACT GATGCATCATTTGTTCATAAAGCTATTGATCTGGCAGCTAGAGAGCTCACTTCCCTTGCAACTCCTGGACAAG TTCACCAAAGCCAACTGGATTGTGCTAAAGCCTCAGCTAAATCAGCGATATTGACGAATCTGGAATCGAAG GCATCAGTAACTGAAGACATGGGGCGCCAAGTATTGGCATTTGGTGAAAG GAAACCTGTTGAGCACCTTCTCAAGGCTGTTGATGGTGTTACTCTGAAAGACGTAACGTCACTTGCTGAAAAAATCATTTCATCGCCATTAACAATGGCATCTCATGGAAACG TTTTGAAGATGCCAACTTATGAGTCGGTCAGTGGCAAGTTCCGCACGAAATGA
- the LOC133911905 gene encoding serine/threonine-protein kinase Aurora-2: MAIATESRGSEDKASPHANEEKRWVLSDFEVGKPLGRGKFGHVYLAREKRSNQIVALKVLFKSQLKQSQVEHQLRREVEIQSHLRHPNILRLYGYFYDQTRVYLILEYAAKGELYKELTRCKHFSERRSATYIASLARALIYLHGKHVIHRDIKPENLLIGTQGELKIADFGWSVHTFNRRRTMCGTLDYLPPEMVEKTEHDYHVDIWSLGILCYEFLYGVPPFEAKEHSETYRRIVKVDLKFPLKPFVSPAAKDLISQMLVKNSAHRLPLHKVLEHPWIVQNADPSGVYRG; the protein is encoded by the exons ATGGCGATCGCCACCGAGTCGCGCGGCAGCGAGGACAAG GCTTCACCACACGCAAATGAAGAGAAGCGGTGGGTACTGTCTGATTTTGAGGTTGGGAAGCCACTTGGGAGGGGCAAGTTTGGCCATGTTTACCTGGCCAGAGAAAAGAGG AGTAATCAGATTGTGGCTTTGAAAGTTCTTTTCAAGAGCCAACTGAAACAATCTCAGGTGGAACATCAGCTTCGCCGTGAAGTAGAGATACAGAGTCACCTCCGTCATCCCAATATTCTACGCCTGTATGGGTACTTCTATGATCAG ACCCGTGTTTACTTAATCTTGGAATATGCTGCTAAGGGAGAACTGTACAAGGAGTTGACGAGGTGCAAGCATTTCTCTGAACGACGTTCAGCGACT TACATTGCTTCACTGGCGAGAGCACTCATCTATCTTCATGGGAAGCATGTAATCCATAGAGACATTAAACCAGAGAATCTTTTAATTGGGACCCAG GGAGAGCTCAAAATTGCAGACTTTGGCTGGTCTGTCCACACCTTCAATCGTAGACGGACAATGTGCGGAACTCTAGATTACCTGCCACCTGAAATGG TCGAGAAGACAGAACATGACTACCACGTCGACATCTGGAGCTTGGGTATACTGTGTTATGAGTTCCTTTATGGGGTCCCGCCTTTTGAAGCCAAAGAACATTCTGAGACATATCGAAG GATAGTGAAAGTCGACCTGAAGTTTCCGTTGAAACCATTCGTTTCTCCTGCCGCAAAGGACCTAATTTCACAA ATGCTCGTAAAGAACTCAGCGCACCGGCTTCCTCTTCACAAGGTACTCGAGCACCCATGGATTGTTCAGAATGCCGACCCCTCCGGCGTGTACAGAGGGTAG